In Nitrosopumilus sp., one DNA window encodes the following:
- a CDS encoding aspartate ammonia-lyase translates to MNKGEEIIKIIMKFRLDEDSLGKVKIPADAYYGAFTGRAIKQYHVTGNKSHENLIKSFVMIKRSAAVANMKTKAIDVKRGKAIVAACDKILSGKYIDQFVVDMINSGAGTAFNMNSNEVIANIALEILHKKKGQNEFLHPNDHVNMSQSSNDTYPTAMHVAILMNLKDTIPAIDILIKSLSKKAKEFSSYKKIGRTHLMDALPVTLGSEFAAYATSITKAREAIIASQKELQNVALGGTAVGTGANTPKGYRKIAIAELGKILKIPLRPERDMQHGLQSKFAVANLSGNLRNLALEIGKIANDIRLMASGPIAGLAELGIPAVHAGSSIMPGKVNPSLAECMNMVCFNIVGNDTAVSYAVQGGQFELNVMLPGMLKCMLESTDMLKNFLPIFSANLIDGLTANKEKLRADIENSPVIVTLLTPKIGYLKSAELFKESLKTGKTIRELVVSKKLMSNKEIDSLFG, encoded by the coding sequence ATGAATAAAGGTGAAGAAATTATCAAAATCATCATGAAATTTAGATTAGATGAGGATTCATTAGGAAAAGTCAAAATTCCTGCTGACGCATATTATGGTGCATTTACAGGTAGAGCAATCAAACAATATCATGTGACAGGAAACAAAAGTCACGAGAATCTGATAAAATCATTTGTAATGATCAAACGCTCAGCAGCAGTTGCAAATATGAAGACAAAAGCTATTGATGTTAAACGTGGTAAAGCCATAGTTGCTGCATGTGACAAGATTTTGTCTGGAAAATATATTGATCAATTTGTGGTAGATATGATAAACTCTGGTGCAGGTACGGCGTTCAACATGAATTCTAATGAGGTGATTGCAAATATAGCTCTAGAAATTTTACACAAAAAGAAAGGACAAAATGAATTCCTGCATCCAAATGATCATGTCAACATGTCTCAATCAAGTAACGATACATATCCAACTGCCATGCATGTTGCAATTTTAATGAATCTAAAAGATACAATTCCAGCGATAGATATTTTGATAAAATCATTATCTAAAAAAGCAAAAGAATTTTCATCATATAAGAAAATAGGTAGAACCCATCTCATGGATGCATTACCAGTAACATTAGGAAGTGAGTTTGCAGCTTATGCAACATCAATCACCAAAGCAAGAGAAGCAATCATTGCATCACAAAAAGAATTACAAAATGTTGCACTTGGTGGAACCGCAGTAGGGACTGGTGCAAATACGCCAAAAGGTTATAGAAAGATTGCCATTGCAGAACTTGGAAAAATTTTAAAGATTCCACTTAGACCTGAAAGAGATATGCAACACGGTTTGCAGAGTAAATTTGCAGTAGCAAATTTGTCAGGGAATCTACGAAACTTGGCATTAGAAATAGGAAAGATTGCAAACGATATCCGATTAATGGCATCAGGTCCAATCGCAGGATTGGCAGAGTTAGGAATCCCAGCAGTGCATGCAGGTTCATCAATTATGCCGGGAAAAGTCAATCCATCTTTGGCAGAATGTATGAACATGGTATGTTTTAACATTGTTGGAAACGATACAGCGGTTTCATATGCAGTGCAAGGAGGACAGTTTGAGTTAAACGTCATGTTGCCTGGAATGCTAAAGTGCATGTTAGAATCAACTGATATGCTCAAGAATTTCTTACCGATATTTTCTGCAAATCTAATTGACGGGTTAACTGCAAACAAAGAAAAATTACGTGCAGATATTGAGAACAGTCCAGTAATTGTAACATTGTTAACTCCAAAAATAGGATATCTAAAGTCAGCAGAGCTTTTCAAAGAATCATTAAAAACCGGAAAGACTATCAGAGAACTTGTTGTTTCAAAGAAACTAATGAGTAACAAAGAGATTGATTCTCTATTCGGGTAA
- a CDS encoding tRNA (N(6)-L-threonylcarbamoyladenosine(37)-C(2))-methylthiotransferase, translating to MAKIFVEAYGCSASFADSEMISGLILNGGHTLVGNSSESDLNIIVTCSVKDSTANKMMYKIKSLKSKPLIVAGCLPKAEKDIVERFSEKASLLGPNSLGKTLQVINSTINGKKQIALEDSDLSKVGLPKVRLNPAVGIVEIASGCMSECTFCQTKLSKGDLSSYRLGDIVRQVETEIREGCKEVWLTSTDNGCYGFDIGTDLPSLINAVVDIPENFMVRVGMMNPMYLPRIKERLIKSFDNAKVFKFIHVPVQCGSDKVLQDMKRGHTAEAFREIVKKVKERFGQFTISTDIIVGFPSETEEEFQKTIALLDETKPDVVNLSKYSARPGTDAAEWKQLDAAEIKRRSKIIFEQISKMSTESNKKWIGWKGKVIFDEMTDEGIKGRNFAYKPVSVRDKVCIGESHMVEITDATVKRLIGKIVS from the coding sequence ATGGCAAAGATTTTCGTAGAAGCCTATGGATGTTCTGCAAGCTTTGCAGATTCAGAGATGATTTCAGGATTGATTCTAAACGGAGGGCACACTTTAGTTGGCAATTCATCCGAGTCAGATCTGAATATTATAGTTACGTGTTCTGTCAAAGATTCAACTGCAAACAAGATGATGTACAAAATAAAATCATTAAAGTCAAAGCCACTAATTGTTGCTGGGTGTCTCCCCAAAGCAGAGAAAGATATAGTTGAGAGATTTTCAGAAAAAGCCAGTCTCTTAGGGCCTAACTCACTAGGAAAAACACTTCAGGTGATTAATTCAACAATAAATGGGAAAAAGCAAATAGCATTAGAAGATTCGGATTTATCAAAGGTTGGACTTCCTAAAGTTAGGTTAAATCCAGCAGTAGGAATTGTAGAGATTGCAAGTGGTTGTATGAGTGAATGTACATTTTGTCAGACTAAATTATCCAAAGGAGATCTTTCAAGTTATAGACTAGGAGACATCGTAAGACAAGTTGAAACAGAAATCAGAGAAGGATGTAAAGAGGTGTGGTTAACATCTACAGATAATGGGTGTTATGGATTCGATATTGGAACTGACTTGCCGTCACTGATAAATGCAGTTGTAGATATTCCAGAAAATTTTATGGTCAGAGTTGGCATGATGAATCCAATGTACTTGCCAAGAATCAAGGAAAGGTTAATCAAATCTTTTGATAATGCCAAAGTCTTCAAATTCATACATGTTCCAGTACAATGTGGAAGTGACAAAGTTCTTCAAGATATGAAACGAGGTCACACAGCAGAAGCGTTTAGAGAAATTGTAAAAAAAGTAAAAGAAAGATTTGGACAATTCACAATTTCAACAGATATCATAGTCGGATTCCCTTCAGAAACTGAAGAAGAGTTTCAAAAAACGATTGCTTTGCTTGATGAAACAAAGCCTGACGTAGTAAATCTATCAAAATATAGTGCAAGACCAGGCACAGATGCTGCAGAATGGAAACAATTGGATGCCGCAGAGATCAAACGAAGAAGTAAGATAATTTTTGAGCAGATCAGCAAAATGTCAACTGAGAGCAACAAAAAATGGATCGGTTGGAAAGGTAAAGTGATATTTGATGAAATGACAGATGAAGGTATTAAAGGTAGAAACTTTGCCTACAAGCCTGTATCTGTTAGAGACAAAGTATGCATTGGTGAGTCACACATGGTTGAAATCACTGATGCCACCGTAAAGAGGTTAATTGGGAAGATCGTAAGTTAA